In Croceicoccus sp. Ery15, a genomic segment contains:
- the istA gene encoding IS21 family transposase yields the protein MRLFMNIRRNDPVTVTAAKAGFSTATGYRLLERATLPSQAKTPRERRRPDPLAGIFEEEVVPLLEAAPALRPIAIFEELRRRHGDLPFARRTLERRIRGWRAIHGPEREVMFRQVHEPGRLGLSDFTAMADLGVTVVGETLEHMLYHFRLIHGGFEHAHVILGGESFVALAEGMQNALWSAGGVPRLHRTDSLSAAFRNIGADARADLTRRYDALCQHYGMEPTRNNTGVAHENGSIESAHGHIKAAIRDALLLRGSSDFTDLAAYRRFIDEVVTARNRRHAPSIDAERRALQPLPDVRTSDYEEVLVTVTSSGGFTLRKVFYTVPSRLIGHRLRARLYDDRIDLFLGGTRLMTLVRGRAGSNGKHGHIVDYRHVIHSLRRKPMALMGLVYRDSLFPREAYRRMFEHLLECEGERSACRIIVDLLAMAHERACEAELAGLLQADLVAGRTPDIAALRARFSPDPAALPEVVVELGELASYDSLIGLGEAA from the coding sequence ATGAGGCTTTTCATGAACATCAGAAGGAACGATCCCGTCACCGTTACCGCGGCGAAGGCGGGGTTCAGCACGGCGACGGGTTACCGGCTATTGGAGCGGGCAACGCTGCCTTCTCAGGCGAAGACACCGCGAGAGCGGCGACGTCCCGATCCGCTCGCCGGGATATTCGAGGAAGAGGTTGTGCCGCTACTGGAAGCCGCGCCCGCTCTTCGCCCGATCGCGATCTTCGAGGAACTGCGCCGTCGGCACGGCGATCTGCCGTTTGCGCGTCGGACATTGGAGCGGCGGATCAGGGGCTGGCGGGCGATTCATGGGCCTGAGCGCGAGGTCATGTTCCGCCAGGTGCACGAACCCGGCCGACTCGGCTTGTCGGACTTTACCGCGATGGCCGATCTGGGCGTCACCGTTGTCGGCGAGACGTTGGAGCATATGCTCTATCACTTCCGGCTGATCCATGGCGGCTTCGAGCATGCCCATGTGATCCTGGGCGGCGAGAGCTTCGTCGCGCTCGCCGAAGGGATGCAGAATGCCTTGTGGTCGGCAGGCGGCGTGCCCCGGCTCCACCGCACCGACAGCCTGTCGGCAGCGTTCCGCAATATCGGCGCCGATGCCCGTGCCGACCTTACCCGGCGGTACGATGCGCTGTGCCAGCATTACGGGATGGAGCCGACCCGCAACAACACTGGCGTAGCCCACGAGAATGGCTCGATCGAGAGCGCCCACGGCCACATCAAGGCTGCGATCAGGGATGCCCTGCTGCTAAGGGGCAGCAGCGACTTCACCGACCTTGCCGCCTACCGGCGGTTCATTGACGAGGTCGTGACCGCACGCAACCGGCGTCATGCCCCCTCGATCGATGCGGAGCGCCGCGCCTTGCAGCCGCTGCCTGACGTGCGCACAAGTGATTACGAGGAAGTTCTGGTCACCGTCACTTCGTCGGGCGGGTTCACGCTGCGCAAGGTGTTCTACACCGTTCCTTCGCGTCTGATCGGCCACCGGCTCAGGGCCCGGCTTTACGATGACCGGATCGACCTGTTCCTGGGCGGCACCCGGCTGATGACGCTGGTGCGCGGCCGCGCCGGCAGCAATGGCAAGCATGGCCATATCGTCGATTACCGGCACGTCATCCACTCGCTCAGGCGCAAGCCAATGGCGCTCATGGGACTGGTCTACCGCGATAGTCTGTTCCCGCGAGAGGCCTACCGGCGGATGTTCGAGCACCTGTTGGAATGCGAAGGAGAACGCAGTGCCTGCCGGATCATCGTCGACCTGCTTGCCATGGCGCACGAGCGGGCCTGCGAGGCAGAACTGGCGGGCCTTCTCCAAGCAGACCTTGTCGCAGGGCGAACCCCGGACATCGCCGCCTTGCGCGCCCGGTTCTCGCCAGATCCGGCAGCGCTGCCCGAAGTGGTGGTCGAGCTCGGCGAACTGGCTTCCTACGACAGCCTGATCGGCCTCGGAGAAGCGGCATGA
- the istB gene encoding IS21-like element helper ATPase IstB, protein MSADPAIDAQRLSLMLNELRLPAIKHMWGDFAARADKEGWPAARFLAAVAEHEIAERDQRRMERHLKEAHLPAGKTLDTFAFDAVPMISRAQVMALCAGDGWLEQGANLILFGPPGGGKTHLASAIGLALVENGWRVLFTRTSDLVQRLQVARRELALESALAKLDKYHLLVLDDFAYVSRDQAETSVLFELISARYERRSLLITANQPFGEWNRVFPDPAMTLAAVDRLVHHATIFEMNVESYRRKTAETRRSGPGRPAAFTTPKVLEAVRDNQDDR, encoded by the coding sequence ATGAGCGCGGACCCGGCGATCGACGCCCAGCGGCTCAGCCTGATGCTGAACGAACTGCGCCTGCCCGCGATCAAGCACATGTGGGGTGACTTCGCCGCGCGGGCCGATAAGGAAGGCTGGCCTGCGGCCCGGTTCCTTGCCGCGGTGGCCGAGCACGAAATAGCCGAGCGCGACCAGCGGCGAATGGAGCGCCACCTGAAGGAGGCCCATCTTCCCGCCGGGAAAACCCTCGACACCTTCGCGTTCGATGCCGTTCCGATGATCTCCAGGGCGCAGGTCATGGCCCTGTGCGCAGGTGACGGATGGCTCGAACAGGGCGCCAATCTGATCCTGTTCGGGCCGCCAGGCGGCGGCAAGACGCATCTGGCTTCCGCCATCGGCCTTGCTCTCGTGGAAAATGGCTGGCGGGTGTTGTTCACCCGAACATCCGATCTTGTGCAGCGGCTCCAGGTCGCACGCCGCGAACTTGCGCTGGAATCCGCGTTGGCGAAGCTCGACAAATACCATCTGCTGGTGCTCGACGACTTCGCCTACGTCAGCCGCGACCAGGCCGAAACCTCGGTCCTGTTCGAACTGATCAGCGCCCGATACGAAAGACGCTCGCTGCTCATCACCGCCAACCAGCCCTTCGGCGAATGGAACCGGGTCTTCCCCGATCCGGCCATGACGCTCGCCGCTGTCGACAGGCTCGTTCATCACGCGACGATCTTCGAGATGAACGTCGAAAGTTACCGACGCAAAACCGCTGAAACCCGGCGATCAGGACCAGGACGACCCGCAGCGTTCACAACGCCAAAGGTCCTGGAGGCCGTCCGCGACAATCAGGACGACCGATAA
- the istB gene encoding IS21-like element helper ATPase IstB, with product MSSQAPELLLASHLKTLKLPTFLREHDKLARQCAAEGVDHVRYLARLVELELIDRERRMVERRIKAARFPAAKSLDSFDFAAIPKLNKMQVLELARCDWITRRENVIALGPSGTGKTHVAIGLGLAACQKGLTVGFITASALVSEMMEARDERRLLRLHKQMTGYKLLIIDELGFVPLSKTGAELLFELISQRYERGSTLITSNLPFDEWTETFGSERLTGALLDRLTHHVSILEMNGESYRLAQSQARKARPNP from the coding sequence ATGAGCAGCCAAGCTCCCGAACTGCTGCTCGCCAGCCACCTCAAGACGCTCAAGCTGCCAACCTTCCTGCGCGAGCATGACAAGCTGGCCCGGCAATGCGCAGCAGAGGGCGTAGATCATGTCCGCTACCTTGCTCGGCTTGTCGAACTGGAACTGATCGACCGGGAACGCCGGATGGTCGAGCGCCGGATCAAGGCCGCGCGGTTCCCGGCCGCCAAGAGCCTCGACAGCTTCGACTTTGCCGCCATTCCGAAGCTCAACAAGATGCAGGTGCTCGAACTGGCGCGTTGTGACTGGATTACCCGTCGCGAGAACGTCATCGCCCTTGGCCCGTCGGGGACCGGCAAGACCCATGTCGCGATCGGTCTTGGCCTGGCGGCCTGCCAGAAGGGCCTGACGGTCGGGTTCATCACTGCTTCCGCGCTGGTCAGCGAGATGATGGAGGCACGCGACGAACGCCGCCTACTGCGCTTACACAAGCAGATGACCGGCTATAAGCTTCTCATCATCGATGAGCTGGGGTTCGTGCCCCTCTCCAAAACCGGCGCGGAACTGCTGTTCGAGCTGATCTCACAGCGCTACGAACGCGGCTCGACGCTGATCACCAGCAACCTGCCGTTCGACGAATGGACCGAGACGTTCGGTTCCGAGCGCCTGACAGGCGCGCTCCTCGACCGGCTCACCCACCACGTCAGCATCCTCGAGATGAACGGCGAGAGCTATCGCCTGGCCCAGAGCCAGGCACGCAAAGCACGTCCCAACCCCTGA
- the istA gene encoding IS21 family transposase codes for MELYLKVRLACAGGMSARAAAKHFNISRDTVRKMLSYSEPPGYRRSAPVRRPKLEAFIPIIDGWLDGDRSVPRKQRHTAKRVFDRLREEHGFTGGYTIIKDYIRDRDQRSREMFVPLAHAPGHGQADFGEALVEIGGVEQKAHFFVLDLPHSDACYVRAYPAAVAEAWMDGHVHAFAFFGAVPLSIVYDNDRCLVSKILPDGTRLRARLFSAFLSHYLIRDRYGRPGKGNDKGGVEGLVGYCRRNFMVPIPRFPTWEAFNLWLEEQCRKRQNDRLRGESETIGERLRRDLAAMQELPASPFEACDQTSGQVSSQALVRYRTNDYSVPVRFGHQEVWIRGYVDEVVIGCRGEIIARHVRSYEREDVIFDPIHYLPLIEQKINALDQAAPLQGWDLPEVFTTLRRLMETRMGKHGRREYVQVLRLLESFALADLHGAVKQALDMGAIGFDAVKHLLLCRVERRPPRLDMAIYPYLPRARVETTSARSYMRLLTGGAAA; via the coding sequence GTGGAACTTTACCTGAAGGTTCGTCTTGCCTGCGCGGGCGGCATGAGCGCCCGGGCGGCAGCGAAGCATTTCAACATATCGCGCGACACGGTCCGCAAGATGCTGTCGTATTCCGAGCCGCCCGGTTACCGTCGCAGCGCCCCGGTGCGGCGACCGAAGCTGGAAGCGTTCATACCGATCATCGACGGCTGGCTGGATGGGGACCGGTCGGTCCCGCGCAAGCAGCGCCATACGGCGAAGCGTGTGTTCGATCGCCTTCGCGAAGAGCATGGCTTCACCGGAGGCTACACGATCATCAAGGATTACATCCGGGATCGGGATCAGCGCAGCCGGGAGATGTTCGTGCCGCTGGCACACGCACCCGGCCATGGGCAGGCAGATTTTGGAGAAGCTCTGGTCGAGATCGGCGGGGTGGAGCAGAAGGCGCACTTCTTCGTGCTCGATCTGCCGCACAGCGACGCCTGCTACGTACGCGCCTATCCGGCTGCCGTTGCCGAGGCCTGGATGGACGGCCATGTCCACGCCTTTGCGTTCTTCGGCGCGGTGCCGCTGTCGATCGTCTACGACAACGACCGCTGCCTGGTCTCGAAGATCCTGCCTGACGGGACGCGGCTGCGCGCGAGGCTGTTCAGCGCCTTCCTGTCGCACTACCTGATCCGTGATCGTTACGGCCGCCCCGGCAAGGGTAACGATAAGGGCGGCGTTGAAGGCCTTGTCGGCTATTGCCGGCGCAACTTCATGGTGCCGATCCCCCGGTTCCCGACATGGGAGGCGTTCAACCTGTGGCTCGAGGAGCAATGCCGCAAACGGCAGAACGACCGGCTGCGGGGCGAGAGTGAGACGATTGGCGAGAGGCTGCGGCGCGATCTGGCGGCGATGCAGGAACTGCCGGCTTCCCCCTTCGAGGCCTGTGACCAGACCAGCGGCCAGGTCTCATCGCAGGCGCTGGTGCGTTACCGGACCAACGATTACTCGGTGCCGGTGCGCTTCGGCCACCAGGAGGTGTGGATCAGGGGCTATGTCGACGAGGTGGTGATCGGTTGCCGGGGCGAGATCATTGCCCGCCATGTGCGCAGCTACGAGCGCGAGGATGTGATCTTCGATCCGATCCATTACCTTCCCCTGATCGAACAGAAGATCAATGCCCTCGATCAGGCCGCACCATTGCAGGGCTGGGACCTGCCCGAGGTATTTACAACGCTGCGCCGGCTGATGGAGACGCGCATGGGCAAGCATGGCCGGCGCGAATATGTGCAGGTACTGCGCCTGCTGGAGAGCTTCGCTCTGGCCGATCTGCATGGCGCGGTGAAGCAGGCCCTTGATATGGGCGCGATCGGCTTCGATGCGGTGAAGCATCTCCTGTTATGCCGGGTGGAGCGCCGCCCGCCCCGACTGGACATGGCGATCTATCCCTACCTGCCCAGGGCCAGAGTGGAGACAACATCGGCGCGCTCGTACATGCGGCTGTTGACCGGCGGAGCAGCGGCATGA
- a CDS encoding GMC oxidoreductase → MILSDASKLSGATYDAIIVGSGFGSSFFLSEIIKNRRFKNILVLEWGQHNTYDWQWDNQKNTPTSPSETYSTNSKKSWNYTIGLGGGTNCWFAQTPRLHPSDFVLQSKYGIGSDWPISYDELEPFYVSAEDIMSVSGDNDMHLCLPRSAPFPQPPHNLSKPDRIMKDASPDLHFAMPTARARLPTEQRSSCCASMRCWLCPVNAKFTANNGLMHLFANDRVEVVTEAEVRSFEHTSNTISAVNFRAGNRDYRVAGDLFVLGANAIQSPAILLRSDLGGGKVGLGLHESYGAEFEAMLDGVDNFDGSTITTGLNYSLYDGEHRRTHGAALIYFENRWKHGLRAEVGRLRQILPLTIVTEDLLEDHNRVILNAKDQAYVEYHGPSDYALQGMELARSRLEDVLRALPIEKIEDRGIRGTESHLQGTLRMGNDPDASVVDANMIHHRLRNLMVVGTAVFPTSSCSNPSLTAAALSLRAARKLA, encoded by the coding sequence ATGATCCTGTCAGACGCCAGCAAATTGAGTGGTGCCACATATGATGCTATTATCGTTGGATCAGGTTTTGGCTCTTCATTCTTCCTTAGCGAGATAATAAAAAATAGAAGGTTCAAAAATATCTTGGTTCTAGAGTGGGGTCAGCATAACACCTACGACTGGCAGTGGGATAATCAGAAAAATACGCCGACTTCACCGTCAGAGACCTACAGTACAAATTCCAAGAAGTCTTGGAATTATACAATCGGTTTGGGTGGCGGAACAAATTGTTGGTTTGCACAGACGCCCAGATTGCATCCCAGTGATTTCGTTCTCCAATCGAAATATGGAATCGGTTCCGACTGGCCGATCAGTTACGATGAGCTAGAGCCCTTCTACGTCTCGGCGGAGGACATTATGTCGGTGTCAGGGGACAACGACATGCACCTATGTCTGCCCCGTTCTGCCCCCTTTCCTCAGCCCCCTCACAATCTTTCCAAGCCTGACCGGATTATGAAAGATGCGAGCCCCGACTTGCATTTTGCCATGCCAACCGCGCGTGCCCGTCTGCCAACTGAACAACGCAGTTCTTGTTGCGCTTCAATGCGTTGCTGGTTGTGTCCGGTGAATGCGAAATTTACTGCAAATAATGGCCTAATGCACCTGTTTGCAAATGATCGTGTCGAGGTCGTAACCGAGGCAGAAGTCCGCAGCTTCGAACACACAAGCAATACTATTTCAGCCGTAAATTTTCGCGCGGGTAATCGCGACTACCGGGTAGCAGGCGACCTTTTCGTATTAGGGGCCAATGCCATTCAAAGCCCAGCGATCCTCCTGCGGTCCGATCTTGGCGGAGGAAAAGTTGGATTGGGACTGCACGAATCCTATGGTGCGGAATTTGAAGCCATGCTGGACGGGGTGGATAATTTTGATGGCAGCACAATCACAACCGGATTGAATTACAGTCTCTACGACGGCGAGCATCGTCGAACCCATGGTGCAGCGCTAATCTACTTCGAAAATCGCTGGAAGCACGGGCTGCGCGCCGAAGTCGGTCGTCTTCGTCAAATCTTGCCGCTGACGATCGTGACCGAAGATTTGCTCGAGGACCACAATCGTGTGATCCTCAATGCTAAGGATCAGGCCTATGTGGAGTATCATGGTCCATCTGATTACGCCTTGCAGGGCATGGAATTGGCGCGTTCACGATTAGAGGATGTCTTGAGGGCATTGCCGATCGAAAAAATCGAAGATCGCGGGATCAGAGGAACAGAATCCCATTTGCAAGGCACACTAAGGATGGGCAACGATCCTGATGCGTCGGTTGTTGACGCCAATATGATACATCATAGGTTGCGTAATTTGATGGTTGTAGGAACTGCTGTGTTTCCTACTTCCTCTTGCTCCAATCCGAGCCTCACGGC